Proteins encoded together in one Thermoanaerobaculia bacterium window:
- a CDS encoding SDR family oxidoreductase, producing the protein MTPGPLVFLVTGCSSGIGRATAIAAAEAGHRVFATGRRPESIADLGRGIETLALDVTDDAAIHRAVSDVIALAGRIDVLVNNAGYGQMGTVEDIALARWRAEYDVNVFGLIAVTQAVLPHMRARRTGRVINIGSIAGRIAYPFGAAYCSSKFAVEAISDALRLEVERFGIRVVLVEPGPIRTHFGERVEAEVEPLSHDPDSPYHAWYEKAFARFRRETRVGSLPPEAVARVVLSAATRRRPRARYLVTWPAKVFAFAKRIVPDAVMDMGMRSKFR; encoded by the coding sequence ATGACGCCGGGTCCTCTCGTCTTCCTCGTCACGGGGTGCTCCTCGGGCATCGGCCGGGCGACGGCGATCGCCGCCGCCGAGGCCGGACACCGGGTCTTCGCGACGGGCCGCCGCCCCGAATCGATCGCGGATCTCGGCCGGGGGATCGAAACCCTCGCGCTCGACGTGACCGACGACGCCGCGATCCACCGCGCCGTCTCCGACGTGATCGCGCTCGCCGGCCGGATCGACGTCCTCGTCAACAACGCCGGCTACGGCCAGATGGGCACCGTCGAGGACATCGCCCTCGCGCGCTGGCGGGCGGAGTACGACGTCAACGTCTTCGGCTTGATCGCGGTCACCCAGGCGGTTCTCCCGCACATGCGGGCGCGCCGCACCGGGCGCGTGATCAACATCGGATCGATCGCCGGCCGGATCGCCTACCCGTTCGGGGCGGCCTACTGCTCTTCGAAGTTCGCGGTCGAGGCGATCAGCGATGCGCTGCGTCTCGAGGTGGAGCGCTTCGGCATCCGCGTCGTGCTCGTCGAGCCCGGCCCGATCCGGACGCATTTCGGGGAGCGGGTCGAGGCGGAAGTCGAACCGCTCTCCCACGACCCCGATTCGCCGTACCACGCGTGGTACGAGAAGGCCTTCGCGAGGTTCCGACGGGAGACGCGGGTCGGCTCGCTGCCGCCGGAGGCGGTCGCGCGAGTGGTCCTTTCGGCCGCGACCCGCCGCCGGCCGAGGGCGCGCTATCTGGTGACGTGGCCCGCGAAGGTGTTCGCGTTCGCGAAGAGAATCGTCCCCGACGCCGTGATGGATATGGGGATGCGCTCGAAGTTCCGGTAG
- a CDS encoding PH domain-containing protein: MKYAEKQLAPGERILYRARYHWIFYGRAIVLLLFSIAASAVALVFEAKGAGPTPSKVAMWVAAALFLLSLVVFAIRGIRARTDEFVVTDRRILHKIGVFAHETRQCPLERIQDVTVDQSFWGRLLGYGDLAIETASERGQILFPTIEHPEALRTAIWTHVGPGGVSVPSPEAAASSPPARSAAPADRLAELNDLKNRGLITPEEFEAKRREAVRDL, translated from the coding sequence ATGAAATACGCCGAAAAGCAGCTGGCTCCGGGCGAGCGGATCCTCTACCGGGCGCGCTACCACTGGATCTTCTACGGAAGGGCGATCGTGCTGCTCCTCTTCTCGATCGCGGCTTCCGCCGTGGCGCTCGTCTTCGAGGCCAAAGGCGCCGGGCCGACCCCGTCGAAGGTCGCGATGTGGGTCGCGGCGGCTCTCTTCCTCCTCTCGCTCGTCGTCTTCGCGATTCGCGGAATTCGCGCACGGACCGACGAGTTCGTCGTCACGGACCGCCGCATCCTGCACAAGATCGGAGTTTTCGCCCACGAGACGCGGCAGTGTCCTCTCGAGCGCATCCAGGACGTCACGGTCGACCAGAGCTTCTGGGGGAGACTCCTCGGATACGGCGATCTCGCGATCGAAACGGCGTCCGAGCGGGGGCAGATCCTCTTCCCGACGATCGAACATCCCGAAGCGCTCCGGACGGCGATCTGGACGCACGTCGGGCCCGGCGGGGTCTCCGTTCCCTCTCCCGAGGCCGCGGCGTCTTCCCCGCCCGCGCGCTCCGCCGCGCCGGCGGACCGTCTCGCCGAGCTGAACGACCTGAAGAACCGCGGACTGATCACGCCGGAGGAATTCGAGGCCAAGCGCCGGGAGGCCGTACGGGACCTGTGA
- a CDS encoding sigma-70 family RNA polymerase sigma factor: MKIVSPEGAEPVDESRLIERVLAGDADAYGHFVRAYQRGVYGMALRMLRDAAEAECVAQEAFVRAYRRLADFRGGATFETWVTRIAVNACRDRLKRKRLVLYFHQRPRAGENDDPLEAVPSEEPSPERRLQSKEIKAILRQALDALSPRQRIVFALKHFEERSIPEIAELLGVDGGTVKSHLFRAAQKVRARLDGFRRSR; encoded by the coding sequence TTGAAGATCGTTTCTCCCGAAGGTGCCGAGCCGGTCGACGAGAGCCGGCTGATCGAGCGGGTTCTGGCGGGCGACGCCGATGCGTACGGCCACTTCGTTCGAGCCTACCAGCGGGGCGTTTACGGGATGGCGCTGCGGATGCTGCGCGACGCCGCCGAGGCGGAATGCGTCGCGCAGGAGGCGTTCGTGCGCGCGTACCGGCGCCTCGCCGATTTCCGGGGGGGCGCGACCTTCGAGACGTGGGTGACGAGAATCGCGGTGAACGCCTGCCGCGACCGGCTCAAGCGCAAACGCCTCGTCCTCTATTTCCACCAGCGGCCCCGCGCGGGCGAGAACGACGATCCGCTCGAGGCGGTCCCGTCGGAGGAGCCATCTCCCGAGCGCCGGCTGCAGTCGAAAGAGATCAAGGCGATCCTGCGGCAGGCGCTCGACGCCCTCTCGCCGAGACAGCGCATCGTCTTCGCGTTGAAGCACTTCGAAGAGCGGTCGATTCCCGAGATCGCGGAGCTCCTCGGCGTCGACGGCGGAACCGTGAAGTCCCACCTTTTCCGCGCGGCGCAGAAGGTACGAGCGCGCCTCGACGGATTCCGGAGGTCCCGATGA